The window CCATCCTCGTCGTAGGTCTGGCTGCTGTTGTTGGTTTTTTTGCACTGGCTATATTTTTACCCATGTGGGATTTGACCAAGATGGTAAAATAAGTTCCATATCCCAATCGGGATACTTTTTATTTTTTTTTACTAACTAAGGAGGGAATCATGAAGAACGTTCTTAAAAATGAACAAGGTTTTACTTTAATTGAAATCATTGCGGTTCTGGTTATTCTCGGTGTTCTGGCTGCTGTTGCAGTACCTAAATACCTTGACCTGATGGATGACGCTAAGAAAAAAGCAGTAGAGGGTGCCCTTGCTGCCGGTGCAAGTAATGTCAGCATGCAATTTGGTGGGCAATTATTGGCCACAGGCAGTGAAGGTACCGCATTAACAAACGCCATATCAGAGTGTAATACCAACCTTAAATCTCTTGGAGACTTTAATGCATCATATAAAGTAAGTAACACCAGTTGGTATACGGTTACTGTATCAGACGCTGATGGTAATACAGAGTCTAAAAATTTTATGGCTTATTAACAACGAGATGATAATTTAAAATATTGCAGCTTTTTGCATATTATAACAATTGTATGTTACGAAAACGGGGGATTGTCTTGGATAGTCCCCATTTTGTATTAGGGACTCGGAAAAAATAAATGCCACAAGCAAGATGGAGGATTTATTTTTTCCGAGCCTTTTAAAGCATAATGTATCAATCCATGTGTTCTAACGTGCTGTAATAAAATAAAATCAACATATTCCGATTTTCTATCCGGGCCTGATGAATAGATTTATATTTAACTGGAATACAGTCCTTTCTAATAAATTTTTCAGACTTACTTTGTTGTTAGCTGCATTGTTATGGTTAATTCTGAAATCTCCTTTAATTTTTATTCCGTTACTTGAAAGGCTCAAACAATCCGGTTTTACTGAAAACCCATTGGATATATATTATTTCTGGATTGAATTTGCGGTCTGGATTTTATGTTTCATTCCAGGCTTTGCCTTCATTTTTTCATCGGTAGATTTTAAAACATATTTATCCAGATATCGCGTTTCCCTTTTAGTGGTTATGAATTTTTTTTATGCGTTGTTCAGATCGTTTAAGACCCTGGATGTGACAGATACTGGTTTTCATTTTACCAAAGCCTGGGGACTATTCCACGGCAGTGTATCTGAAAATATCGACTTTCTGGTGGGGACCAATTTTTTCAACGGGTTGTGGCTGTCTGCGGCCGGTGCCCCGAGTGTCTTGTGGGCAAGACTGGGCTATGTGCTGGTGGTCACGGGAATTTCACTTATTTCATT is drawn from uncultured Desulfobacter sp. and contains these coding sequences:
- a CDS encoding prepilin-type N-terminal cleavage/methylation domain-containing protein; its protein translation is MKNVLKNEQGFTLIEIIAVLVILGVLAAVAVPKYLDLMDDAKKKAVEGALAAGASNVSMQFGGQLLATGSEGTALTNAISECNTNLKSLGDFNASYKVSNTSWYTVTVSDADGNTESKNFMAY